A DNA window from Corynebacterium ciconiae DSM 44920 contains the following coding sequences:
- a CDS encoding DHH family phosphoesterase, whose protein sequence is MSSTHARFSTPPPATASAASMLTPQRLGVSDTDFGVSELDAAVEVLESSRSVAVVGHVRPDADAIGSVSAMMQLAEVLGAQVRGYIDHPGGVSRTLATIPRCAEIAWTGSLAADTDCVVMVDCGDLGRAGRYAEQSAAGDYARIMIDHHEHNPGVDGVNLIAPRADSTTALVWLLARHAGVEITPLLAHALYAGLVTDTGGFSWGGTQDATSRLLLGAALAESGIDTGAIAADLMDRSTVAETQVLGQLLGAVEAMDTPLGRAAILCAPHSLLATVEPQVPERAVRLLHALEDAVVCVVAKEQQPGTWNLSLRSEEIDVAALARRCGGGGHMHAAGLSITGTEEDCWTLIKEHLLT, encoded by the coding sequence GTGTCCTCCACGCATGCGCGCTTTTCGACGCCACCTCCCGCCACCGCCTCCGCTGCCAGCATGCTGACTCCGCAGCGGTTGGGTGTCTCCGATACTGACTTCGGTGTCAGCGAGCTAGACGCAGCTGTCGAAGTGCTGGAATCATCCCGCTCGGTGGCAGTGGTGGGGCACGTGCGCCCCGATGCCGATGCCATCGGCTCGGTGTCTGCGATGATGCAGCTCGCCGAGGTTCTTGGGGCGCAGGTGCGCGGCTATATAGACCACCCAGGTGGGGTCTCGCGCACACTCGCCACGATTCCGCGCTGCGCGGAGATCGCCTGGACGGGCAGCCTAGCGGCAGATACTGACTGTGTGGTCATGGTGGATTGTGGAGATCTCGGCCGCGCTGGTCGCTATGCCGAACAGAGTGCGGCGGGAGACTACGCGCGCATCATGATCGATCATCACGAGCACAACCCGGGGGTGGATGGGGTCAATCTCATCGCCCCGCGCGCCGATTCCACCACCGCCTTGGTGTGGCTGCTGGCCCGTCACGCCGGAGTGGAGATCACCCCCTTATTGGCTCATGCCCTGTATGCGGGGCTGGTCACCGACACCGGTGGATTTTCCTGGGGCGGTACCCAAGACGCCACTTCGCGGCTGCTGCTCGGGGCTGCCTTGGCAGAAAGCGGAATCGATACCGGTGCGATCGCGGCCGATCTGATGGATCGCTCCACCGTGGCCGAAACCCAAGTGCTGGGTCAGCTGCTCGGCGCAGTAGAGGCGATGGACACCCCGCTGGGTCGTGCCGCGATTCTGTGTGCACCCCATAGCTTGCTGGCAACAGTTGAGCCCCAGGTGCCGGAACGCGCGGTGCGGCTACTGCATGCTCTCGAGGATGCCGTGGTGTGCGTGGTCGCTAAAGAGCAGCAGCCGGGCACCTGGAATCTGTCTCTGCGCTCAGAGGAGATAGATGTGGCCGCCCTTGCTCGCCGTTGTGGCGGGGGAGGGCACATGCACGCCGCCGGATTGAGCATCACCGGCACCGAAGAAGACTGTTGGACCCTGATCAAGGAACATCTACTTACGTGA
- the rbfA gene encoding 30S ribosome-binding factor RbfA, whose protein sequence is MADKQRAGRMAKRILTIVAEAIEYRIKDPRLQYVTITDCRMTGDLHDATVFYTVRGATIDSEPDHDEAAAALDSARGQLRKYVGDALSVRFTPRLNFELDTVPEASAHLEALLAKARQRDEELHKLSEGKTYAGGENPYREAED, encoded by the coding sequence ATGGCTGATAAGCAACGCGCCGGCCGGATGGCGAAGCGAATTCTCACGATCGTCGCCGAAGCGATCGAGTACCGCATCAAGGATCCGCGCCTGCAGTACGTCACCATTACCGACTGCCGCATGACCGGCGATCTGCACGACGCCACGGTGTTTTACACGGTCCGCGGCGCCACTATTGATTCCGAGCCGGACCACGACGAAGCCGCTGCCGCCCTCGACAGCGCTCGGGGTCAGTTGCGCAAGTACGTCGGCGATGCCTTGAGCGTGCGTTTTACTCCGCGGCTCAACTTCGAACTGGACACCGTACCGGAAGCCAGCGCCCACCTCGAGGCGCTGTTGGCCAAGGCCCGCCAGCGCGATGAAGAGCTGCATAAGCTCTCTGAGGGCAAAACCTACGCCGGCGGCGAAAACCCCTACCGCGAGGCAGAGGACTAA